One segment of Canis aureus isolate CA01 chromosome 27, VMU_Caureus_v.1.0, whole genome shotgun sequence DNA contains the following:
- the LOC144299274 gene encoding nebulin-related-anchoring protein-like: protein MPTVSMRICTKTGLKDLSKKGYDLRTDTIPIRASKAAWQAASEVQYKKDYENTKGKMVGFQSLQDDPKLVHYMNVVKIQSDREYKKDYEKTKTKYNTPHDVFNVVVAKKAQDVASNVNYKHTLHHYTYLPDAMDLE from the exons ATGCCTACAGTATCAATGAG aatatgTACAAAAACAGGCTTGAAAGATTTGAGCAAGAAGGGCTATGACCTGAGAACGGACACGATTCCCATCAGAGCCTCCAAAGCTGCCTGGCAGGCAGCAAGTGAG GTTCAATacaaaaaagattatgaaaacaCCAAAGGGAAAATGGTTGGCTTCCAAAGTCTCCAAGATGATCCTAAACTGGTTCACTATATGAATGTAGTCAAGATACAATCCGACCGGGAGTATAAAAAAGACTatgagaagacaaaaacaaaatacaacacacCCCATGATGTGTTCAATGTTGTGGTAGCCAAGAAAGCTCAGGATGTTGCCAGCAATGTCAACTATAAGCATACACTCCATCATTACACCTATCTGCCTGATGCCATGGACCTGGAGTAG
- the LOC144299612 gene encoding nebulin-related-anchoring protein-like yields MPGMLQAPINALQISNKFYQKDWNETKQKGYDFKADAIEIKQAKDSRDISSEQPLCRDAWEREKANVNVPADTPGMLQSKINAVQISDNGRLYKKVYNNHKAKISIPVDMVSIKAAKEGQALASDVDYRQYLHH; encoded by the exons ATGCCAGGCATGCTGCAGGCCCCTATAAATGCCCTGCAAATCAGCAAT aaattttaccaaaaagaCTGGAATGAGACCAAGCAGAAAGGCTATGACTTCAAAGCAGATGCCATTGAAATCAAGCAAGCCAAAGACTCCAGAGATATTTCCAGTGAG CAGCCATTGTGTCGTGAtgcctgggagagagagaaggcgaATGTGAATGTGCCAGCGGACACCCCAGGGATGCTGCAGTCCAAGATCAATGCCGTACAGATCAGTGAT aatggcAGGCTGTACAAAAAGGTCTACAATAACCACAAGGCCAAGATCTCCATCCCAGTGGACATGGTGTCCATCAAAGCTGCCAAAGAAGGCCAGGCCTTAGCAAGTGATGTGGATTATCGCCAGTATCTGCACCACTGA